The proteins below are encoded in one region of Bacteroidota bacterium:
- a CDS encoding tail fiber domain-containing protein, which produces MLILALISQPAIAQIELDNSGNVGIKDASPGTSQTLNLQGTNATGIKIVTSHSGPFSYGLNSQISSGATNYGVWSRAQNGSSANYGIYAEGKGGSGTFSFGVRGNGRGGNTAYGVYGEVTGTATTEWAGFFAGKIYGDCCMWSSDEKLKEDIVGLDGASIVQKLMLLRPTSYSYKQTEEFSALNLGKGMQYGLIAQEVEEVFPEFIEDVTQPASIDENGNDMGKPMTFKGMNYNALIPLLLAAIQEQQAEIDALKTALQSNGILVDR; this is translated from the coding sequence GTGTTAATCCTCGCTCTGATTTCTCAACCTGCAATCGCGCAAATCGAACTGGATAATAGCGGCAATGTCGGTATCAAGGACGCCTCACCAGGCACTAGCCAAACGTTGAATTTACAGGGTACAAATGCTACTGGAATCAAGATCGTAACCAGTCATTCAGGGCCTTTTAGCTATGGATTGAACTCGCAGATATCGAGTGGGGCTACCAATTATGGAGTCTGGTCAAGAGCACAGAACGGTTCGAGCGCGAACTACGGTATTTATGCCGAGGGTAAAGGCGGTAGTGGTACATTTTCCTTCGGTGTTCGTGGTAACGGAAGAGGGGGTAATACAGCTTATGGCGTCTATGGTGAAGTGACTGGTACTGCGACAACGGAGTGGGCTGGCTTTTTTGCTGGTAAAATTTATGGCGATTGTTGTATGTGGAGTTCAGACGAAAAACTCAAAGAGGATATTGTTGGCTTGGATGGTGCTAGCATAGTACAGAAGCTGATGTTATTGAGGCCTACTTCATATTCATATAAGCAAACCGAGGAATTCTCGGCCTTAAATCTGGGTAAAGGGATGCAATATGGGCTTATCGCGCAAGAAGTAGAAGAGGTGTTTCCTGAATTCATTGAAGATGTGACGCAACCAGCTTCAATAGATGAGAATGGAAATGACATGGGGAAACCTATGACATTCAAAGGCATGAACTATAATGCCCTCATCCCCCTACTTCTCGCAGCAATTCAAGAACAACAGGCAGAGATCGATGCGCTTAAGACCGCGTTGCAGTCCAACGGGATTCTAGTTGATCGCTAG
- a CDS encoding DUF3987 domain-containing protein produces MSYEQSKITLITPISAGQQNDEFVTLNLEDYVESFIDGAYDETVMKGRSVAKGSDEYIRLKKQTPSVLLTGLCAGRKKEDVKSFNGLVGFDVDESGDPEGDMNILVQNPHVVLVARSFGGRDLFCLVAVSESPRTEEQYKIAHKVAGQMLGVRFGSSQNNINRIRYATSDQDPYVNYNAIPIEIDYNSDEHKKQSRKCSAVAELIPYGEQHNTLVAAAGFMRGYGITPEAVRACLHVMNEEQLERPGPRENIDKIADAAAQWEVNPHVNIRDFARNVVIQAISGSAAEDYMLPENGGESDEVGRHLEEGESAISAIVQRTLPKKYEFKPFPVELLPAVARDYVTAYSKSLDCDPALLAVPFFPIAAAAIGNTTRIQLKSDWDEPCVLWTIIVSSSGTMKSPAIKAMLKPVNFLEAKRHEIFKAELENFSLLEKDEQKSQGRPVRSRVRVNDITIETMAFVHAQNPRSLLLARDEVAAWWASFNKYSKGEADLHTWIEFYEGNYVTIDRKSNEIPTLDIKSPCVSVLGGTQPDVLTKSMQPVYFQSGFEPRLLLAEPPENVPEWTEDEVAIEVKEKYNELIHQLYGIILEDQPRLVPLTAEAKEVFKAFVNESARTIARLPSGPQRSRVAKSKAVAARLALILQLCENQDSLEVTQDNVERAIEITRWFLYEAARIHFKHSFEKLTQTEEERRIFELPKVFDWKDVSRIWGVEKRQAHNIVNDLCERGYATKQKRGKFLKQYGALLHLVHFLKDDPSKNANFEGGESEVKLRLVKEPQPERSQITARAVGDGLQILGDEEVI; encoded by the coding sequence ATGAGTTACGAGCAAAGCAAAATTACTCTGATTACTCCAATCAGTGCAGGGCAGCAAAACGACGAATTTGTGACGCTCAACTTGGAGGACTACGTCGAGTCGTTCATCGATGGTGCCTACGACGAGACAGTCATGAAAGGACGTAGCGTCGCAAAAGGTAGCGATGAGTACATCAGACTCAAAAAACAGACACCGTCCGTTCTGCTTACCGGTCTATGCGCTGGGCGCAAGAAAGAAGACGTAAAGAGCTTTAATGGCCTGGTAGGCTTTGATGTTGATGAGTCTGGTGATCCAGAAGGGGATATGAACATCCTCGTTCAAAATCCACACGTAGTATTAGTGGCTCGCTCTTTTGGCGGAAGAGATTTGTTTTGCCTTGTAGCTGTCAGCGAATCGCCGCGTACAGAAGAGCAGTACAAAATTGCGCACAAGGTGGCCGGGCAGATGCTTGGCGTCAGATTTGGCTCTAGTCAGAATAACATCAACAGGATACGCTATGCTACGTCTGACCAGGACCCATATGTCAATTACAATGCTATCCCAATTGAGATTGACTACAACAGCGACGAGCACAAGAAGCAGTCACGTAAATGCAGCGCAGTTGCTGAGCTAATTCCTTACGGCGAGCAGCACAATACGTTAGTAGCTGCAGCAGGCTTCATGAGAGGCTATGGCATTACACCCGAAGCTGTCCGTGCATGCCTTCACGTCATGAACGAAGAGCAACTCGAGCGCCCAGGGCCGCGTGAGAACATTGACAAGATTGCTGATGCAGCAGCTCAGTGGGAAGTAAACCCACATGTAAACATCCGGGATTTTGCGCGCAATGTTGTTATTCAGGCAATCTCAGGCAGCGCTGCTGAAGACTACATGTTACCTGAGAATGGGGGAGAGAGTGACGAAGTAGGCAGGCATCTTGAAGAAGGAGAAAGTGCAATAAGTGCAATAGTGCAACGTACCCTTCCTAAAAAATATGAGTTCAAACCGTTCCCGGTTGAGCTACTTCCAGCAGTAGCCAGGGACTACGTTACAGCTTATTCTAAGTCACTGGATTGTGATCCAGCGCTGCTGGCGGTTCCATTCTTTCCAATAGCTGCAGCCGCGATAGGCAATACAACACGTATTCAGCTTAAGTCTGACTGGGACGAGCCCTGTGTGCTATGGACTATCATTGTTAGCTCATCTGGTACAATGAAGTCGCCTGCAATCAAGGCTATGCTAAAGCCCGTGAACTTCCTTGAAGCCAAGCGCCATGAAATATTCAAGGCCGAGCTTGAAAACTTTAGCCTCCTCGAGAAAGATGAGCAAAAGTCACAAGGCAGACCAGTTCGTTCTCGCGTCAGGGTAAACGACATCACAATAGAGACGATGGCTTTCGTTCACGCGCAGAACCCTCGAAGTTTGCTGCTAGCGCGGGATGAGGTTGCTGCCTGGTGGGCATCGTTCAATAAGTACTCCAAGGGAGAAGCAGACCTGCATACCTGGATTGAGTTCTATGAAGGCAACTATGTCACTATCGATCGCAAGTCAAACGAAATCCCAACGCTTGATATTAAAAGTCCCTGTGTTAGTGTTCTTGGCGGAACGCAGCCTGATGTACTTACCAAGTCGATGCAGCCAGTCTATTTTCAGTCTGGGTTTGAACCTCGGCTTCTGCTTGCAGAGCCGCCGGAGAACGTACCGGAGTGGACTGAGGATGAGGTGGCTATTGAAGTCAAAGAGAAGTACAACGAACTCATCCATCAACTCTATGGAATCATACTTGAAGATCAGCCCCGGTTAGTACCACTTACCGCAGAAGCCAAGGAGGTATTCAAGGCCTTTGTAAACGAGTCGGCACGAACAATCGCGAGGCTTCCAAGCGGTCCACAGCGTAGCCGTGTTGCCAAATCAAAGGCTGTTGCTGCAAGACTTGCTCTCATACTACAGCTATGCGAGAACCAGGACTCGCTTGAGGTAACCCAAGACAACGTAGAACGGGCAATAGAAATCACACGCTGGTTCTTGTATGAGGCCGCCCGTATTCACTTCAAGCATAGCTTCGAGAAGCTAACACAAACAGAGGAGGAGCGCAGGATATTTGAACTGCCAAAAGTATTTGATTGGAAAGATGTATCGAGGATATGGGGCGTTGAGAAAAGGCAGGCCCATAACATAGTAAATGACCTCTGTGAAAGAGGATATGCCACCAAACAAAAGAGGGGAAAATTTTTGAAACAGTACGGTGCACTTTTGCACTTAGTGCACTTTCTCAAAGACGACCCCTCAAAAAACGCAAATTTCGAGGGTGGCGAGTCAGAGGTGAAATTAAGACTTGTGAAAGAACCGCAGCCAGAGCGGTCCCAAATTACAGCCAGAGCAGTTGGTGACGGCCTGCAGATCCTTGGCGATGAGGAGGTGATATGA
- a CDS encoding site-specific integrase: protein MPYKREGSPYYQIRKRSLPGYGDTGVLSSRCTDKKLARDMERCLEGIAQKAMPDPSWYALLDAVCRDKSVSLPELLRAQSTGALQALKQGLSDPLLTSAVESFRELASPERSVGIGLDMLVRYAPPGAKLGELTAQNITRLCIEAEKDGRKRNSVRRTMLRAVSMLLRFHIGNAERNRIFADVQFPAEDDTREVHLSAEEIVRLLGACRELGYTELATLIRVALQTSADRGVLLPGKNMGKKLRGLLVKDVTLTEDTGRYSGEIFLYDTKATRRSRSVPLTDSLCQELALLCSGKGPDDNVFSIRYHQLDFMWKRTRKMVGLMHVRFKDLRAQTAIYAEEAGIPQTVVQRTLGHSSEAMTRRYQQRKAALSVAQAEAIEKRMLSAKNAKTQSKS from the coding sequence ATGCCTTACAAACGAGAGGGGAGTCCATACTACCAGATACGGAAGCGCAGCCTGCCTGGCTACGGTGACACTGGCGTGCTTTCGTCTCGCTGTACGGATAAGAAGCTGGCCCGCGATATGGAGCGCTGCCTTGAGGGCATAGCACAGAAGGCAATGCCTGACCCTTCCTGGTATGCCTTACTCGATGCGGTTTGTCGTGACAAGTCTGTGAGTTTACCAGAGCTTCTGCGTGCACAGTCTACAGGGGCGCTTCAGGCGCTGAAGCAAGGACTTAGTGACCCGCTACTAACAAGCGCTGTGGAGTCATTCAGAGAGCTTGCCAGTCCTGAACGTTCTGTGGGTATTGGCCTTGATATGCTCGTAAGGTATGCACCACCTGGTGCCAAGCTGGGCGAACTCACAGCACAGAACATAACACGCTTATGCATAGAGGCTGAGAAGGATGGGCGCAAGCGCAACAGCGTACGCCGAACCATGCTTAGGGCCGTCTCGATGCTGCTACGTTTCCACATCGGCAACGCCGAGCGTAACCGCATCTTTGCTGATGTTCAGTTTCCTGCAGAAGATGATACCCGGGAAGTACATTTATCAGCAGAAGAGATTGTCAGGCTGCTAGGTGCCTGCAGGGAGCTGGGCTACACAGAGCTTGCAACACTTATCCGTGTGGCGCTTCAGACGAGCGCAGACCGAGGTGTATTACTGCCCGGAAAGAACATGGGCAAGAAGCTCAGGGGCCTACTGGTAAAAGATGTGACGCTCACAGAGGATACGGGCCGCTACAGTGGAGAGATATTCCTGTACGATACCAAAGCAACGAGGCGCTCGCGCAGTGTGCCTCTTACCGACAGCCTTTGTCAGGAGCTGGCTTTGCTGTGCAGTGGGAAGGGGCCAGATGATAACGTGTTCAGTATCAGGTATCATCAACTCGACTTCATGTGGAAGCGCACCAGGAAGATGGTAGGACTCATGCATGTCCGGTTCAAAGACCTCAGAGCGCAGACAGCCATCTATGCTGAGGAGGCAGGTATACCACAGACGGTGGTGCAAAGAACGCTGGGCCATTCGAGTGAAGCAATGACCAGGCGTTACCAGCAGAGAAAGGCAGCTCTTTCAGTTGCCCAGGCAGAAGCGATTGAGAAGCGCATGCTGAGTGCGAAAAATGCCAAAACTCAGAGCAAAAGCTAA